A single region of the Thunnus maccoyii chromosome 10, fThuMac1.1, whole genome shotgun sequence genome encodes:
- the cabz01093075.1 gene encoding C-C chemokine receptor type 4, with translation MMSTTLFNNTGREVTMAATISPVSVFTGSSENQSIEDQLDSYTNYNITEDYYYYPDYNDWLDSDDGRCVYERHGAYFLPVLYSIFFLLGLLGNSLVIWVIACGVRLRSMTDVCLLNLAIADLLLVCTLPFLAHQARDQWLFGDTMCKVVLGIYHIVFYCGIFFICLMSIDRYLAIVHAVYAMRARTRSFGMIAAAVTWAAGFLASFPEVMFLKQEASNNSQYCFSVYPPVSFNSTSHHNTHFWAIFGLFKMNIVGLFIPIVIMSFCYSQIIWRLFYSQSSKKQAIRLVFIVIAVFFCCWVPYNVVSLFKALELMHIYIGCKSSIAIRLAIQVTEAIAYSHSCLNPILYVFVGEKFRKNLLRLINRAPCRLCQAIKVLIPQDRIVGSYYSNTSSLDERSTAV, from the exons GGAGGTGACCATGGCTGCAACTATCTctcctgtcagtgtttttactggctCCAGTGAGAATCAATCTATAGAGGACCAACTAGACAG TTATACTAATTACAACATCACTGAAGATTACTATTACTACCCCGACTATAATGACTGGCTTGACTCTGACGATGGGAGATGTGTGTATGAGCGTCACGGGGCCTATTTTCTTCCAGTCCTCTActccatcttcttcctcctggGCTTACTGGGTAACTCACTGGTCATTTGGGTCATTGCTTGTGGGGTGCGACTCCGCAGCATGACCGACGTGTGCCTCCTAAACCTGGCCATTGCTGACCTTCTCTTGGTGTGTACCCTTCCCTTCCTAGCCCACCAAGCCCGGGACCAGTGGCTGTTTGGGGATACTATGTGCAAGGTGGTCCTGGGTATTTATCATATTGTTTTCTACTGTGGAATCTTTTTCATCTGCCTGATGAGCATTGACCGGTACTTGGCTATAGTACACGCTGTTTATGCTATGAGAGCGCGTACACGGTCCTTTGGAATGATTGCAGCTGCCGTGACATGGGCAGCTGGATTTTTGGCTTCCTTCCCTGAAGTGATGTTTCTTAAACAAGAGGCTAGTAATAATTCTCAGTACTGCTTTTCAGTGTATCCCCCAGTTTCTTTTAACAgcacatcacatcacaacacTCACTTCTGGGCAATCTTCGGCCttttcaaaatgaacattgtAGGTTTATTTATCCCGATTGTGATCATGAGTTTCTGCTACTCACAGATTATCTGGAGGCTGTTTTACAGCCAGTCATCCAAGAAACAGGCCATCCGTTTAGTTTTCATAGTGATAGctgttttcttctgctgctggGTCCCCTACAACGTTGTCTCATTGTTCAAAGCACTGGAGCTAATGCACATCTACATAGGATGCAAAAGCAGCATTGCCATCAGATTGGCCATCCAAGTCACTGAGGCCATCGCCTACTCTCACAGCTGCCTCAATCCCATCCTGTATGTGTTTGTCGGGGAGAAGTTCAGGAAGAACCTGCTGAGACTGATAAACAGGGCTCCCTGCAGGCTGTGTCAGGCTATCAAGGTCCTCATACCACAGGACAGAATCGTCGGGTCATACTACTCCAATACCAGCAGCCTGGATGAGAGGAGCACTGCTGTGTAA